From the Chitinophaga lutea genome, one window contains:
- a CDS encoding SRPBCC family protein, with protein MKETQTLVAESTVAIDTTPAQVWKAITTPEIIHRYLLGTTVKGEWREGGWLTYEGEYEGKKYKDKGEILKMEPEKVFQSSFLSGTMEDKPENYHLVTYNIWEKDGQTMVTLSQDNIHSEKELEHASSTWQKVLEKLKEVLEEEEV; from the coding sequence ATGAAAGAAACGCAAACACTGGTGGCCGAATCTACCGTAGCCATTGATACCACGCCTGCACAGGTATGGAAGGCCATTACCACTCCCGAGATCATTCACCGTTACCTGCTGGGCACCACTGTAAAGGGCGAGTGGCGGGAAGGCGGCTGGCTCACCTACGAAGGGGAATATGAAGGGAAAAAGTATAAAGACAAAGGTGAGATCCTGAAAATGGAACCGGAAAAGGTATTCCAGAGCAGCTTTCTCAGCGGCACGATGGAAGACAAACCGGAAAACTACCACCTCGTAACGTACAATATCTGGGAAAAAGACGGCCAGACGATGGTCACCCTTTCGCAGGACAACATCCACTCCGAAAAAGAGCTGGAGCATGCTTCGTCCACCTGGCAGAAAGTGCTGGAAAAACTGAAGGAAGTGCTGGAGGAGGAAGAGGTGTAG